In Deltaproteobacteria bacterium, the following proteins share a genomic window:
- a CDS encoding DUF3106 domain-containing protein, whose product MPTDQRERLQERWQELRKMPPERREEIKQRMEKLRELSPEQRQELRKKLMEKRERFSPEEKQQFREKARERFEKLSPDQKQEMREKIRELKQHGSVEEKREFRERLKEKLQRGRDKE is encoded by the coding sequence ATGCCGACCGACCAGCGTGAACGATTGCAGGAACGCTGGCAGGAACTTCGCAAGATGCCGCCCGAGCGGCGCGAAGAGATCAAGCAGCGTATGGAAAAGCTGCGCGAATTGTCGCCCGAACAGCGCCAGGAGTTGCGTAAAAAGTTGATGGAGAAGCGCGAACGGTTCTCTCCGGAAGAAAAACAGCAATTCCGCGAGAAGGCCCGCGAGCGCTTCGAAAAATTATCCCCCGACCAGAAGCAAGAGATGCGCGAAAAGATCCGCGAACTCAAACAGCACGGCAGCGTCGAAGAGAAACGGGAATTTCGCGAAAGATTGAAGGAAAAACTCCAACGGGGTCGAGACAAGGAGTAA
- a CDS encoding DUF3106 domain-containing protein: protein MKPISHLAGAAGLFAVLLTAPAWSQSSPGKFDLAQSERNNDNERWQKMSPTEKQELRERYQRWKNLPSNERDELQKNFDNWRKLHPDEKAVARKNFER, encoded by the coding sequence GTGAAGCCGATCTCTCATTTGGCCGGCGCCGCCGGACTGTTCGCCGTGCTATTAACCGCGCCGGCCTGGAGTCAGTCGTCACCGGGCAAGTTCGACTTGGCGCAAAGCGAGCGCAACAACGACAACGAGCGCTGGCAAAAAATGTCGCCGACGGAGAAACAGGAATTGCGCGAGCGCTACCAACGCTGGAAAAACCTGCCGTCCAACGAACGCGACGAGCTGCAGAAAAATTTCGACAACTGGCGCAAGCTCCACCCTGACGAAAAAGCCGTGGCGCGAAAAAATTTCGAGCGCTAG